In Aciduliprofundum sp. MAR08-339, a single window of DNA contains:
- a CDS encoding ribonucleoside triphosphate reductase yields MHYFMQVKDVVEGYLTQSDWKVKENSNTGYSYSGLMLHVAGEVMSEYTLEHVYNERIADAHRKGYFHIHDLSFGIIPYCAGWYLKDLLLRGFGGVSGKINARPPKHLDTAVAQIINFLGTMQMEFAGAQAFSSVDTYLAPFIRHDKLNYREVKQNMQRLIYGLNIPSRWGSQTPFTNFTFDLVPLEDLGREHAIVGGEELSTTYSDYQEEMDMLNRAFMEIMMDGDANGRIFTFPIPTYNLLPEFDWDGEIASLLFKMTAKYGTPYFQNYIGSDLDPRSIRAMCCRLQLDMNELRARGNGLFGSGELTGSIGVVTINLNRLGYEAHDEDEFFEMLRHYMDLAKESLEIKRRVIRENMRRGLLPFTRIYLGHFNNHFSTIGLIGMHEALMNLFGYGIYEREGLIFAIKTLKFMRKILKIYQEETGNLYNLEATPAEGASYRLARLDREMYPDIYTSGESEPYLTNSTWLPADYKVSIIEALAHQEVLQTLYTGGTVFHTYIGERVSEESVKALVRKIATNTKIPYFTITPTFSICPEHGYIPGEHFECPYCGRQTEVYSRVVGYFRPVNAWNHGKREEFRMRVDFNLNAMEGRWKVYRDIAQSVATPQVESEDVEKKEKVQLILM; encoded by the coding sequence ATGCATTATTTTATGCAGGTGAAGGATGTTGTTGAGGGATATTTAACGCAAAGTGACTGGAAGGTGAAAGAGAACAGCAACACGGGGTACTCGTATTCAGGATTGATGCTCCATGTTGCTGGAGAGGTTATGAGTGAGTATACACTGGAGCATGTGTATAATGAGCGAATTGCAGATGCCCATAGGAAAGGGTATTTTCATATTCATGATTTATCGTTCGGGATCATACCCTACTGTGCAGGGTGGTACTTAAAGGATCTTCTGCTTAGGGGATTTGGAGGGGTTTCTGGAAAGATCAATGCCAGACCACCTAAGCATTTGGACACGGCGGTAGCGCAGATAATAAACTTTCTGGGCACAATGCAGATGGAGTTTGCAGGGGCCCAGGCATTCAGTAGTGTTGATACATATCTAGCTCCTTTTATACGTCATGATAAACTTAATTATAGGGAAGTAAAGCAGAATATGCAGCGTCTCATTTACGGGCTCAATATACCTTCAAGGTGGGGTTCACAGACGCCATTCACCAATTTCACCTTTGATCTGGTACCCCTTGAGGACCTTGGCAGGGAGCATGCCATAGTTGGTGGCGAAGAACTGAGCACCACCTATTCAGATTATCAGGAAGAGATGGATATGCTGAATCGTGCGTTTATGGAGATAATGATGGATGGAGATGCAAATGGACGCATATTCACATTTCCCATACCCACTTACAATCTTTTACCGGAATTTGATTGGGATGGTGAGATTGCTTCCCTTCTTTTCAAAATGACTGCAAAGTATGGCACACCATATTTTCAGAATTATATAGGCAGCGATCTGGACCCAAGGAGCATACGGGCGATGTGCTGCCGTTTACAGCTTGATATGAATGAACTTCGTGCTCGAGGAAACGGACTTTTTGGCTCCGGTGAGTTAACAGGCTCAATCGGGGTGGTGACAATCAATTTAAATCGTCTCGGATATGAGGCCCATGATGAGGATGAATTTTTTGAAATGCTCAGACATTATATGGACCTTGCCAAAGAGAGTTTAGAAATAAAGAGAAGAGTGATAAGGGAGAACATGCGTAGGGGGCTGCTTCCATTTACCAGAATATATCTTGGACATTTTAACAATCATTTTTCAACCATAGGGCTCATAGGTATGCATGAGGCGCTTATGAACCTGTTTGGATACGGCATATACGAGAGGGAGGGTTTGATATTTGCCATAAAAACCCTGAAATTCATGCGCAAAATCCTCAAGATTTATCAGGAGGAAACTGGAAATCTTTACAATTTGGAGGCCACTCCTGCGGAGGGTGCATCATACCGTCTTGCCCGACTTGACAGGGAGATGTATCCGGATATATACACATCGGGGGAGAGTGAGCCATATCTCACAAATTCTACATGGCTGCCTGCGGATTACAAGGTAAGCATAATAGAGGCACTGGCACATCAGGAAGTTCTACAGACCCTTTACACGGGGGGTACGGTTTTTCATACCTACATAGGAGAGAGGGTAAGCGAAGAAAGTGTTAAGGCACTTGTCCGCAAGATTGCAACAAACACAAAAATTCCCTATTTCACAATAACGCCCACCTTTTCAATATGTCCTGAGCATGGTTATATCCCTGGAGAGCATTTTGAATGTCCGTACTGTGGAAGGCAAACGGAGGTTTATTCACGGGTGGTTGGATATTTCAGGCCCGTAAATGCGTGGAACCATGGAAAGAGGGAGGAATTCAGAATGCGCGTTGACTTCAACCTCAACGCCATGGAGGGGCGCTGGAAGGTTTACAGGGATATAGCCCAGAGCGTTGCAACTCCACAGGTGGAGAGTGAAGATGTTGAAAAGAAGGAAAAGGTGCAGCTGATACTGATGTGA
- a CDS encoding ion channel: MNDVESEEIPNIIRFKVFFRIFLKVIYVVRNIISTLLLFIFLMGILLGYIEGIGIGNGIYFAFVSALTLGYGDIVPHTILGKIIAVFLLPITGMLITGIIVAAAINAIDRGLKESQKDRRNS; encoded by the coding sequence ATGAATGATGTTGAGAGTGAGGAAATTCCGAACATAATAAGGTTCAAGGTATTTTTTAGGATATTTCTGAAAGTCATATACGTGGTGAGAAATATAATATCAACCCTTCTCCTCTTTATATTTCTGATGGGCATTCTGCTTGGCTACATTGAGGGTATAGGGATTGGAAATGGCATATACTTTGCCTTCGTGTCGGCCCTGACCCTGGGCTATGGAGATATCGTCCCACATACAATACTTGGAAAGATTATAGCGGTGTTCCTTCTCCCAATCACCGGAATGCTCATAACCGGCATTATTGTGGCCGCCGCCATAAATGCGATAGACAGGGGATTGAAGGAATCACAGAAAGATCGTAGAAACTCTTAA
- a CDS encoding MFS transporter: MSDKGRVQNKWGVLYMMSFAMFIMTIDTTMMNVSISALVRDLNTTVDGIQLAIALYALVMAAFMIIGARIADFWGTKKTFTMGLIIYGVGTTTATLAPNLPVLLIGWSILEGIGGALMMPVTVTYLTKEYSGRDRAYAFGVWGGIAGAAAAFGPIIGGFFTTYITWRVGFGMEAFIVAGMIAKIGILRDYPPTRKMKFDILGAILSATGLFLVTLSILLINPLGDSPVMGVLSLGVLILVVFVWYERKLVREFKAPLVNMDLFKSRAFTVGNLVSIFFQITLAGVMFTIPIFLQTVTGYNAMETGITIIPLSLMMFVFSVSGQRFLKYLSPRSIIQLGIVMAFIGLFLFMQEFSVSATGLDLAPGMLFYGVGLGLIFSQITNLAMSGAGPSQEAEASGVFNSQKQLGMSLGTAFIGAVLIMGMINSITRMIQTKFPNVDRHMVIEWVLRIKHGEINIPPEYMPQINHLINVALAEAMRSAMMFMMMSLVIGGVLTLWLPKR; the protein is encoded by the coding sequence ATGAGTGATAAGGGCAGAGTGCAGAACAAGTGGGGAGTGCTTTACATGATGAGTTTTGCCATGTTCATCATGACCATTGATACCACTATGATGAACGTATCCATATCTGCCCTTGTCCGGGATCTCAATACCACGGTGGATGGAATACAGCTGGCCATTGCCCTTTACGCTCTTGTTATGGCGGCGTTTATGATAATTGGCGCGAGAATTGCAGATTTCTGGGGTACTAAAAAAACCTTCACCATGGGATTGATCATATACGGGGTGGGTACAACCACGGCCACGCTGGCACCGAATTTACCCGTTCTGCTGATTGGTTGGTCAATTCTTGAGGGCATAGGTGGGGCCCTGATGATGCCCGTGACGGTCACTTACCTCACCAAGGAATACTCTGGCAGAGACAGAGCCTATGCCTTTGGAGTTTGGGGTGGAATTGCTGGAGCTGCTGCGGCGTTTGGTCCAATAATAGGTGGGTTTTTCACCACGTACATAACATGGAGGGTGGGGTTTGGAATGGAGGCGTTCATAGTGGCGGGTATGATCGCCAAGATAGGCATACTGCGAGATTATCCTCCAACGAGGAAGATGAAATTTGATATTTTGGGAGCGATCCTATCGGCCACGGGTCTTTTTCTTGTAACGCTTTCAATACTTCTCATAAATCCTCTGGGAGATTCACCTGTTATGGGCGTTCTCTCTCTTGGTGTGCTAATACTCGTGGTATTTGTGTGGTACGAGCGGAAATTAGTTAGGGAGTTCAAGGCGCCCCTGGTGAACATGGATCTTTTTAAATCAAGGGCCTTCACCGTTGGAAACCTTGTGAGCATATTCTTCCAGATAACTCTGGCAGGGGTAATGTTCACAATTCCCATATTCCTTCAAACTGTCACTGGGTACAACGCCATGGAAACCGGTATAACTATAATTCCTCTATCTTTGATGATGTTTGTATTCTCCGTATCCGGTCAGAGGTTTCTGAAGTATCTCTCTCCCAGGTCCATAATTCAGTTGGGCATAGTTATGGCTTTCATAGGGCTGTTTCTCTTTATGCAGGAGTTCTCAGTGAGTGCAACTGGTTTGGATCTTGCCCCAGGTATGCTCTTTTACGGAGTTGGTTTGGGACTGATATTCTCCCAGATTACGAACCTTGCAATGTCTGGAGCGGGCCCCTCTCAGGAGGCTGAAGCTTCGGGAGTGTTTAATTCTCAGAAGCAACTTGGTATGAGTCTTGGAACCGCGTTCATAGGAGCCGTACTCATAATGGGTATGATCAATTCCATAACCCGTATGATACAGACAAAGTTTCCCAATGTGGACAGGCACATGGTTATTGAGTGGGTGCTCAGGATAAAGCATGGAGAGATAAACATACCTCCCGAATATATGCCCCAGATCAATCATCTCATAAACGTGGCTCTGGCAGAGGCCATGCGTTCGGCCATGATGTTTATGATGATGTCCTTGGTTATAGGTGGTGTGCTGACCCTGTGGTTGCCAAAGAGGTGA
- a CDS encoding nascent polypeptide-associated complex protein, which produces MINPREMRRLMRQLKAKEIDAYEVIIKARDGDYVIEDPQVMYMEIQGQKMLQVVGEMKKVEREEKKEELPYTDEDVQLVMQQTGCTEEEAKKALEEANGEPAEAIISIMSRR; this is translated from the coding sequence ATGATAAATCCCAGGGAAATGCGCAGATTAATGCGTCAGCTCAAGGCCAAGGAGATTGATGCCTACGAGGTCATAATCAAGGCCAGGGACGGAGACTACGTGATAGAGGACCCCCAGGTAATGTACATGGAAATTCAGGGTCAGAAGATGCTCCAGGTTGTTGGTGAGATGAAGAAGGTTGAAAGGGAGGAAAAGAAGGAGGAACTTCCATACACAGATGAGGATGTGCAGCTGGTCATGCAGCAAACAGGGTGCACAGAGGAGGAGGCAAAGAAAGCACTTGAGGAGGCAAATGGAGAGCCAGCGGAGGCGATAATATCAATAATGAGCAGGAGGTAA
- the cca gene encoding CCA tRNA nucleotidyltransferase, translated as MRRIKPNEDEERRLWNTVDELLSRANEELVKRGFEEDAILVGSVAKGTYLKNPDIDIFLRLPPDTDRKTLKMVGIEIGRTIIPDGFAKYAEHPYWRGTYNGFEVDIVPCYKINDPKEKISAVDRTPFHTEYIKSHIKDWQRDEVRLLKAFLKGIGAYGAEAKIHGFSGYLTELLILKYGDFLNTLKNVAKWRRKVYLYLEDGGARFRAPVVFIDPVDPERNAASAVSEDRKSLFIYAAKSYMKGPKLEFFFPRPVEPMGEQEIEDIISKRGTNFLVIRVPRPDIIEDNLYPQIERSMDSFLKILADFDVVSHFYIVQSDYVYFIIEVARDRLPRIRVHEGPPVWHENSDNFIKRWRGKALRGPYIRGNRWYADIEREACTVSEVFFKNLHNYKLGKEFEKIKKELVLGSIYDFMGEIDMRALTEFFMAAFPWER; from the coding sequence CTGCGAAGGATCAAACCCAACGAGGATGAGGAGAGAAGGTTATGGAACACGGTAGATGAACTGCTCTCCAGGGCAAATGAAGAACTTGTAAAAAGGGGATTTGAAGAAGATGCCATTCTCGTGGGCTCGGTGGCCAAGGGTACCTACCTCAAGAATCCAGACATAGACATATTTCTGAGACTCCCGCCCGATACTGACAGAAAAACTCTGAAAATGGTGGGCATAGAGATTGGTAGGACGATAATACCCGATGGCTTTGCCAAGTACGCAGAGCACCCTTACTGGCGCGGCACATACAACGGGTTTGAAGTGGACATAGTACCCTGCTACAAGATCAACGACCCGAAGGAGAAGATAAGCGCGGTGGATAGAACCCCATTTCACACGGAGTACATAAAATCCCACATAAAGGACTGGCAGAGGGATGAGGTCCGGCTGCTGAAGGCCTTTCTCAAGGGCATAGGAGCCTACGGGGCAGAGGCAAAAATACATGGATTTTCCGGATACTTGACCGAGTTGCTAATTTTAAAGTATGGAGATTTTCTGAATACGTTGAAAAATGTTGCAAAATGGAGAAGGAAGGTGTACCTTTATCTTGAAGATGGGGGTGCTAGATTTAGAGCACCTGTTGTGTTCATAGATCCAGTGGATCCTGAGAGAAATGCGGCCTCTGCAGTCAGTGAGGATAGAAAAAGTTTGTTTATATATGCTGCAAAATCCTATATGAAAGGCCCAAAACTTGAGTTTTTCTTTCCGCGGCCAGTTGAGCCCATGGGTGAGCAAGAAATAGAGGATATAATTTCAAAAAGGGGTACCAACTTCCTGGTTATAAGAGTTCCAAGACCGGATATAATAGAGGATAATCTTTATCCGCAGATAGAGAGAAGTATGGATTCCTTTCTGAAGATCCTTGCAGATTTTGATGTTGTTTCACATTTTTACATCGTGCAATCTGATTATGTGTATTTCATAATTGAGGTGGCCAGAGATCGCCTACCCAGAATTAGGGTACATGAAGGACCACCTGTGTGGCACGAGAATTCGGACAATTTCATAAAAAGATGGAGAGGCAAGGCGCTGAGGGGTCCGTACATAAGGGGTAACAGATGGTATGCAGATATTGAGAGAGAGGCATGCACGGTTAGCGAGGTTTTTTTCAAAAATCTCCATAACTACAAACTAGGAAAGGAGTTTGAAAAAATAAAAAAGGAACTGGTTTTGGGCTCCATTTATGATTTTATGGGTGAAATTGACATGAGGGCCCTGACTGAGTTTTTTATGGCTGCTTTCCCATGGGAACGGTGA
- the tpiA gene encoding triose-phosphate isomerase — protein MWKLPVIIVNFKLYHSGSGERALNLAKSLDRVAEERDVSIAIAVNPLDFSRIRDEVNIPVMLQHVDPVPHGAHTGRINMELAKESGVEGLLINHSERRLTMADIDYLVQRARELDMVSVVCTNNARVSGAVAFLNPDFVAMEPPELIGGEVSVSTARPEAIVETIDAVKSVRDIPVLVGAGIKNGNDVKKAIELGAKGVLVASGVVKAKDPERAINDLIDGMM, from the coding sequence ATGTGGAAACTGCCAGTTATAATTGTGAATTTCAAATTGTATCACTCGGGCTCTGGAGAAAGGGCCCTGAATCTCGCAAAGAGCCTTGATAGGGTTGCTGAGGAGAGGGATGTGAGCATTGCAATTGCCGTAAATCCTCTTGATTTCTCAAGGATAAGAGATGAGGTAAACATACCCGTTATGCTCCAGCACGTTGATCCCGTGCCCCATGGAGCCCACACGGGCAGGATAAATATGGAACTTGCCAAGGAAAGTGGTGTTGAGGGCCTGCTGATAAACCACTCCGAGCGCAGGCTAACCATGGCCGATATAGATTACCTCGTGCAAAGGGCAAGGGAACTGGACATGGTCTCGGTGGTATGCACCAACAATGCCCGAGTGTCTGGAGCGGTTGCATTCCTAAATCCTGATTTTGTGGCAATGGAGCCTCCAGAGTTGATAGGAGGAGAAGTATCCGTATCCACGGCCAGGCCCGAGGCAATAGTTGAGACCATAGATGCTGTTAAATCTGTGCGTGACATACCTGTCCTTGTGGGTGCGGGCATAAAGAACGGAAACGATGTGAAAAAGGCCATTGAGCTTGGAGCAAAGGGTGTTCTGGTTGCATCTGGTGTGGTTAAGGCCAAGGACCCTGAAAGGGCCATAAACGATCTGATAGATGGGATGATGTGA
- a CDS encoding replication factor C large subunit: MDIPWVEKYRPRRFRDIVGNNKAINEILRWAQDWERGKPRYKALVLVGKPGCGKTTVAKVLAEEMGWGVIELNASDIRNEQKIKEIALRGAVYETFTDDGEFISSKKGGRKLIIFDEADNLYEGVKDGDRGGKKAIAETIKNTRQPIILIGNDYYSLFSGTWGKALKSLAYVIRFKALTRAQIMKVLKRICMAEGIKCQDTALAYIAGRSGGDLRAAINDLQALAQGKKILTEDDLGATGYRDVKNEIYKSTLVVLHTEHFWEAKNALTNLDETPDYVLFWIEENMPLEYTKPEDLVRAYEYLSRADVYLGRVKRRQQYALWAYAMDMIAGVSVGKEEKYKQHARRYQFPSWLSQMSRSKKVRGIRDSLGMKLGRIYHTSKNEVLDNVIQEFSVLYDKDEGVRRLYTSILHLNEDEISYLTEKDPKEILNELKK, from the coding sequence ATGGACATTCCTTGGGTTGAGAAGTACAGACCCAGGCGTTTTCGGGACATTGTGGGAAACAACAAGGCAATAAATGAAATTTTGAGATGGGCCCAGGACTGGGAGAGGGGTAAGCCCAGGTACAAAGCCTTGGTTTTGGTGGGTAAACCAGGATGTGGTAAGACCACGGTGGCCAAGGTTCTTGCCGAGGAGATGGGTTGGGGAGTTATAGAGCTCAACGCCTCGGATATACGTAATGAGCAGAAGATAAAGGAGATAGCCCTTCGTGGTGCTGTGTATGAAACATTCACTGATGATGGAGAGTTCATATCTTCAAAGAAGGGCGGCAGAAAGCTCATCATATTTGATGAGGCCGATAACCTGTACGAGGGTGTGAAGGATGGAGACCGCGGGGGTAAGAAGGCAATAGCGGAAACCATAAAGAACACAAGACAGCCCATAATTCTCATAGGTAATGATTACTACTCTCTCTTCAGCGGAACCTGGGGCAAAGCGCTTAAGTCCCTCGCCTACGTGATTAGGTTCAAGGCCCTTACCAGGGCCCAGATAATGAAGGTTCTAAAAAGGATATGCATGGCTGAGGGTATAAAATGCCAGGACACTGCCCTCGCCTACATTGCTGGTAGATCTGGAGGAGATCTGCGTGCAGCCATAAACGATCTGCAGGCACTTGCCCAGGGGAAGAAGATTCTGACTGAGGATGACCTCGGGGCCACGGGATACAGAGATGTTAAGAATGAAATTTACAAATCCACGCTGGTAGTGCTTCACACGGAGCATTTCTGGGAGGCCAAGAATGCCCTGACCAATCTCGACGAAACTCCTGACTACGTTCTTTTCTGGATTGAGGAAAACATGCCTCTCGAGTACACAAAGCCCGAGGATCTTGTAAGAGCCTACGAATACCTGTCCAGGGCGGATGTTTATCTGGGGAGGGTTAAAAGGAGGCAGCAGTACGCCCTATGGGCATACGCCATGGATATGATTGCAGGCGTTAGTGTTGGTAAGGAAGAGAAGTACAAGCAGCATGCTCGCAGGTATCAGTTCCCATCATGGTTATCTCAAATGTCAAGGAGCAAGAAGGTACGAGGAATTCGCGATAGTTTGGGAATGAAACTGGGAAGGATTTACCACACTTCAAAAAATGAGGTTCTTGATAATGTTATTCAGGAGTTTTCAGTCCTGTATGATAAGGATGAGGGGGTAAGAAGGCTCTACACGAGCATTTTGCATCTAAACGAAGATGAAATTTCTTACCTCACAGAAAAGGATCCAAAGGAAATATTGAATGAGCTCAAAAAATAA
- a CDS encoding NfeD family protein, translating to MDFFTLGIILIVFGSLLVLAELAIPGFFIAVPGTVLVILGLVYLFLGNIGVVPAVVITLATAIVATIGVMLFYRVLAKPQLPTTSTIDQMVGKRGIVIAKIEPNSLKGKVRIDSDVWSATADREIDVGKKVEVVKGEGVHLVVREIK from the coding sequence ATGGACTTCTTCACCCTGGGCATAATACTGATAGTGTTCGGCTCCCTGCTCGTTCTGGCAGAGCTGGCAATACCGGGGTTTTTCATTGCCGTACCCGGGACCGTGCTGGTGATTTTGGGACTAGTGTACCTGTTCCTGGGAAACATAGGTGTTGTGCCAGCAGTGGTTATAACCCTTGCAACTGCCATAGTTGCGACGATTGGAGTCATGCTGTTTTACAGGGTTCTTGCAAAGCCCCAACTTCCCACAACGAGCACCATCGATCAGATGGTTGGTAAGAGGGGAATAGTTATAGCAAAAATTGAACCCAACAGCCTGAAGGGAAAGGTGAGGATAGACAGTGATGTCTGGAGTGCCACGGCCGATAGGGAAATAGATGTGGGAAAGAAAGTAGAGGTTGTTAAGGGTGAAGGGGTTCATCTGGTGGTAAGAGAGATAAAATGA
- a CDS encoding SPFH domain-containing protein: MDGVLIGVAIFIAIIIIYLLTSAIRIIRPYERGIYIFLGRFRGVLNPGLNFVWPFSQVIRMDMRTQTWDVPKQEVITRDNSPTAVDAVIYIRVVDAKKAFFEVQDYKLATINLARTTLRSVIGNMNLDEILYNREHINTHLRDILDEATDKWGVKVEAVEIKEVDPAARVKQAMEAQTAAERERRAAILKADGIKRSQILEAEGKKRARILEAEGKRQAQILEAQGLRLATILQAQGEAQRYRIISLGSAALTSKALSVISLDTLTKVANGQATKIIFPFEISKLIESTAKYLAGEQKEEQISPLSYRDIERIVGNAKDILGPIPSYEEIASDLKKQKEKEEEEKKLDLSEDDEKRLFQQDEE, translated from the coding sequence ATGGATGGTGTATTGATAGGAGTGGCTATATTCATTGCCATAATAATAATTTACCTGCTAACCTCAGCGATAAGGATAATAAGGCCCTATGAGAGAGGAATATACATATTTCTTGGCAGGTTCAGGGGCGTGCTCAACCCGGGCCTAAATTTTGTCTGGCCGTTTTCGCAGGTAATAAGGATGGATATGAGAACCCAGACATGGGACGTACCAAAGCAGGAGGTCATAACCAGAGACAATTCGCCCACCGCCGTGGATGCCGTCATTTACATACGAGTGGTGGATGCAAAGAAGGCTTTCTTCGAGGTACAGGATTACAAACTCGCCACAATAAACCTTGCCAGAACCACATTGAGAAGCGTGATAGGCAATATGAACCTTGATGAGATTCTTTACAACAGAGAGCACATAAACACCCACCTGCGAGATATTCTGGACGAGGCCACGGATAAGTGGGGAGTCAAGGTTGAGGCAGTTGAGATAAAGGAGGTTGATCCAGCAGCCCGTGTGAAGCAGGCCATGGAAGCCCAAACGGCAGCGGAGAGGGAGAGAAGAGCGGCAATACTCAAGGCGGACGGTATAAAGCGCAGCCAGATTCTTGAGGCAGAGGGTAAGAAGAGAGCGAGAATTTTAGAGGCAGAGGGTAAGAGGCAGGCACAGATACTGGAGGCACAGGGTCTTAGGCTTGCAACCATACTCCAGGCGCAGGGTGAGGCTCAGAGGTACCGCATAATATCCCTTGGTTCTGCAGCACTCACATCCAAGGCTTTGAGCGTGATCTCTCTGGATACATTGACAAAGGTAGCAAACGGCCAAGCCACAAAGATAATATTCCCATTCGAAATATCAAAACTCATAGAGAGCACAGCAAAATACCTGGCTGGAGAGCAGAAAGAGGAACAGATCTCTCCACTATCCTACAGAGACATTGAGAGAATTGTGGGCAATGCAAAGGATATTCTGGGACCGATACCTTCATACGAGGAAATAGCCAGCGATCTGAAGAAGCAGAAGGAGAAGGAAGAGGAGGAGAAAAAACTGGATCTCAGCGAGGACGATGAGAAGAGACTATTCCAGCAGGACGAGGAGTAA
- a CDS encoding DEAD/DEAH box helicase encodes MKFDEMDISIGTKKVLELHGFKEPTEVQESVIGPAIDGMDLIVQSKTGSGKTLAFLIPIFEKLNRGLEAIVLVPTRELAQQVDRVARILAKGHGKSTVVIYGGVSMENQIRGLKHASVVIGTPGRVMDLMRRGYLDLSRIKIFVLDEADRMLDMGFIEDIRWILSKAPREKQMMLFSATMPQEIINLARHYMSNPEKIILSADEITAENVSQFYVEVGEINKIAKLSSLIINEGGKYLVFCNTKRNTKSVAEILQKYGFRAFALHGDMRQASRSRTMDAFKQGKINILISTDVAARGIDVHGITHVVNYDVPQYPKDYVHRIGRTGRLDARGKAITFVSREEMEYFRRIEEFIGKKIPRIEIRQAGRIKERLDYREKSDIFGMVKFKFELKNELSEWELVKIVSNAGIHEESIGSVTIQGKSGELKVHYRNAPKLRKIRVFRRINLVDAG; translated from the coding sequence ATGAAATTTGACGAGATGGATATTTCCATTGGAACAAAAAAGGTCCTTGAACTTCATGGTTTTAAGGAACCAACAGAGGTGCAGGAGAGCGTTATAGGCCCTGCAATTGATGGAATGGATTTGATTGTGCAGTCCAAGACGGGCTCGGGGAAGACGCTTGCTTTTCTCATACCCATATTTGAGAAGCTGAACAGGGGGTTGGAAGCAATAGTGCTTGTTCCCACCAGGGAGCTTGCTCAGCAGGTTGATAGGGTGGCAAGGATTCTGGCCAAGGGTCACGGAAAGAGTACGGTGGTTATTTATGGGGGAGTGAGCATGGAAAATCAGATACGGGGTCTCAAGCACGCCTCCGTGGTTATAGGTACCCCGGGAAGGGTAATGGACCTCATGCGCAGAGGTTATCTTGATCTGAGCAGAATAAAGATTTTTGTGCTCGATGAGGCTGACAGAATGCTGGACATGGGATTCATAGAGGACATTCGCTGGATTTTGAGTAAGGCTCCCAGGGAGAAGCAGATGATGCTATTCTCCGCCACCATGCCGCAGGAGATCATAAATCTTGCCAGACATTATATGAGCAATCCTGAGAAGATAATTTTATCGGCCGATGAGATAACTGCGGAGAACGTATCCCAGTTCTACGTTGAGGTGGGAGAGATAAACAAGATAGCCAAACTATCATCGCTCATAATAAATGAGGGTGGAAAGTATCTAGTTTTCTGCAACACCAAGAGAAACACGAAGAGCGTGGCAGAGATCCTGCAGAAGTACGGTTTCAGGGCCTTTGCATTGCATGGGGATATGCGTCAAGCGTCTCGCAGCAGAACAATGGATGCCTTCAAGCAGGGCAAGATAAACATATTGATCTCCACAGACGTGGCTGCCAGGGGCATTGATGTGCATGGCATAACCCATGTTGTGAATTACGATGTGCCCCAGTATCCGAAGGATTATGTGCATCGTATAGGTCGCACGGGGAGGCTTGATGCCCGGGGCAAGGCTATAACATTCGTTAGCAGGGAAGAAATGGAGTATTTCCGAAGAATAGAGGAGTTCATAGGCAAGAAAATACCAAGGATAGAGATAAGGCAGGCTGGCAGGATTAAAGAGCGTCTGGATTACAGGGAAAAGAGCGACATATTTGGTATGGTCAAATTCAAATTTGAGCTGAAAAACGAGTTGAGTGAGTGGGAACTTGTGAAGATAGTGAGCAACGCGGGCATTCATGAGGAGAGTATAGGTAGTGTGACTATTCAGGGCAAGAGTGGTGAGTTGAAGGTTCACTACAGAAACGCTCCAAAATTGCGAAAAATTCGGGTTTTTAGGCGCATAAATCTTGTGGATGCAGGGTAG